A single window of Methylocella tundrae DNA harbors:
- a CDS encoding sigma-54-dependent Fis family transcriptional regulator, which produces MKRNQVAHIDEVVGLMTGKVSDRDKVIHDSWRRCIDQHGLDPIASRVAYILPQERLTEHREAMEEFLRTARFGLETLYRQVSCLDYVMLLTDAKGVTVDFMGDPTFSDNLRGAGLYLGADWHEPLAGTCAVGTCIATGEPLVVHQSDHFDASHISLTCTSAPIFDSYGDLAAVLDISALHSPEPKVSQHLALQLVQSFAHKIENANLLNRFRSDWILKLSNAQEFADIDPDFILAVDNNGCIIGLNNRTRQLLAREATLVGRASTRVIGEPLSTFFDCDVTSLPQFARFRPTDQRMMRLLASGTALFAQAMPPPAATPARPSPAAEVNLPPPLREMFCDDPIMSGAMKRAAKLVGTQMSILIQGETGTGKEHLAKALHAASPRAGKPFVAVNCAALPESLIESELFGYEAGSFTGAASKGKKGLVLEADGGTLFLDEIGDMPLASQTRLLRVLAEREVTPIGKVKPLPVNVRVVAATHRDLVELVKAKSFREDLYFRLNGAVLTLPPLRQRADVRWLIGRLLARRAKEDGAAYRLTEAALAALCAHSWPGNVRELVNCLDYASAVCSEHVIDVEDLPDIILRAQGAPRRGDAGAAESEIGPDTLKGLREALREHHWNVSAVARALGVDRSTVHRRMRRFGLVPPQKRDP; this is translated from the coding sequence GTGAAGCGGAATCAGGTTGCCCATATTGATGAGGTCGTCGGCCTCATGACGGGAAAGGTCTCTGACCGGGACAAAGTTATCCATGATTCATGGCGGCGCTGCATAGACCAGCACGGGCTCGACCCGATAGCCTCGCGCGTCGCCTATATCCTGCCGCAGGAGCGGCTGACCGAACACCGGGAGGCGATGGAAGAGTTCCTGCGAACGGCGCGATTCGGCCTCGAAACCCTGTATCGGCAAGTCTCATGCCTCGACTATGTGATGCTGCTGACGGACGCCAAGGGCGTCACCGTGGATTTCATGGGCGATCCGACCTTCAGCGACAATCTGCGCGGGGCGGGTCTTTATCTCGGCGCTGATTGGCATGAGCCGCTCGCTGGAACATGCGCTGTCGGCACGTGCATCGCCACGGGCGAGCCGCTCGTCGTGCATCAGAGCGACCACTTCGACGCATCCCATATATCCTTGACCTGCACCAGCGCGCCGATTTTCGATTCCTATGGCGATCTCGCGGCTGTGCTCGACATTTCCGCGCTACACTCCCCGGAGCCGAAAGTCAGCCAGCATCTTGCCCTGCAGCTCGTCCAAAGCTTTGCCCATAAGATAGAAAACGCTAACCTTCTCAATCGCTTCCGAAGCGACTGGATCCTCAAGCTATCGAACGCCCAGGAGTTTGCCGATATCGACCCGGATTTCATTCTCGCGGTCGATAACAACGGCTGCATTATCGGCCTCAACAACCGTACGCGTCAGCTTCTGGCCCGCGAGGCGACGCTCGTCGGACGGGCGAGCACGAGGGTCATCGGCGAGCCCCTGTCCACTTTTTTCGATTGCGACGTCACATCGCTTCCCCAGTTCGCCCGCTTCCGGCCGACCGATCAGCGCATGATGCGGCTTCTGGCGAGCGGCACCGCGCTGTTTGCGCAGGCGATGCCTCCCCCGGCCGCGACGCCAGCGCGGCCGTCGCCCGCGGCCGAGGTCAATCTGCCGCCGCCGCTGCGGGAGATGTTCTGCGACGATCCGATCATGTCGGGCGCGATGAAACGGGCCGCGAAGCTTGTCGGCACGCAGATGAGCATTCTGATCCAGGGGGAGACCGGAACCGGCAAGGAACATCTTGCAAAGGCGCTGCACGCGGCTTCGCCCCGCGCCGGCAAGCCCTTCGTCGCCGTCAACTGCGCGGCCCTGCCTGAAAGTCTGATCGAAAGCGAACTTTTTGGCTATGAGGCCGGTTCGTTCACCGGAGCGGCCTCCAAAGGCAAGAAGGGGCTCGTGCTGGAAGCCGACGGCGGCACGCTTTTCCTGGATGAGATCGGCGATATGCCGCTCGCCTCCCAGACCCGCCTCCTGCGCGTGCTGGCGGAGCGGGAGGTGACGCCGATCGGCAAAGTCAAGCCTTTGCCCGTCAACGTGCGCGTCGTCGCGGCGACTCACCGGGACCTCGTCGAACTCGTGAAGGCGAAAAGCTTCCGCGAAGATCTCTACTTCCGTCTCAATGGCGCGGTGCTCACGCTTCCCCCGCTACGTCAGCGCGCCGACGTAAGATGGTTGATCGGCCGTCTTCTGGCGCGCAGGGCGAAGGAGGATGGCGCGGCCTATCGCTTGACCGAAGCGGCTCTCGCCGCTCTTTGCGCCCATTCATGGCCAGGCAACGTCCGCGAACTGGTCAATTGCCTCGATTACGCCAGCGCCGTTTGCTCAGAGCATGTGATCGACGTCGAAGACCTGCCAGATATCATTTTGCGAGCCCAGGGCGCCCCACGGCGCGGGGACGCCGGCGCCGCGGAGAGCGAGATCGGTCCCGACACGCTGAAGGGTCTGCGAGAAGCGCTGCGCGAGCATCATTGGAACGTCTCGGCCGTTGCCCGCGCGCTTGGCGTCGATCGGTCGACTGTGCATCGCCGCATGCGGCGCTTCGGGCTCGTGCCGCCGCAAAAGCGCGATCCCTGA
- a CDS encoding ATP-NAD kinase family protein — MTLTVGIIANPFSARDIRRVIADASSVQIADRANAVLRVLAGLFACGVTQAVMMPDRSGLLQHVLRGLSRARNQGLQRYPDVTPLDMPLWGTVEDTRAAATLMRAGGVGAIIALGGDGTHRAVVSACGSTPIAAISTGTNNAFAEQSEHTVVGLAVGVAVTGRVPADLAFRANKRLDAAIGGTTHIALVDIALISDRHVGAKALWRTETFRELYVTFADPTLIGMSAIAGLLEPVSRQEPFGLQVMFAGEGAGARPRAILRAPIAPGLIAPIRLADWRRIAPGEAIVPRLEAGSLAFDGEREITFSRNEKVSITLRDGAFRSVDVAACMRAAATHGLLREEIMNEDAVGGPLLLAAFAAQ, encoded by the coding sequence TTGACGCTGACCGTCGGTATAATCGCAAATCCTTTTTCGGCGCGAGACATTCGTCGAGTGATTGCCGACGCATCGAGCGTGCAAATTGCCGACCGCGCCAACGCTGTGCTGCGGGTGCTTGCCGGACTCTTTGCCTGCGGCGTGACCCAAGCCGTGATGATGCCGGATCGCTCCGGACTGTTGCAGCATGTGCTGCGCGGATTGTCGCGCGCACGCAATCAGGGGCTTCAGCGCTACCCTGACGTCACGCCTCTCGACATGCCGCTATGGGGAACCGTCGAGGACACGCGCGCGGCGGCGACCTTGATGCGCGCCGGCGGCGTTGGCGCGATCATCGCTCTTGGCGGCGACGGCACGCATCGCGCCGTTGTGTCCGCGTGCGGCTCGACGCCCATCGCCGCGATCTCAACAGGAACCAACAACGCTTTCGCCGAACAGAGTGAGCACACAGTCGTCGGGCTTGCCGTTGGCGTCGCCGTGACCGGCCGGGTTCCCGCTGATCTCGCATTCCGCGCCAACAAGCGCCTGGACGCTGCTATTGGCGGGACAACGCATATCGCCCTGGTCGATATTGCGCTCATCAGCGACCGCCATGTCGGCGCGAAGGCGCTGTGGCGCACGGAAACCTTCCGCGAATTATACGTCACTTTCGCCGATCCGACGCTCATAGGAATGTCCGCCATCGCCGGCCTTCTTGAGCCAGTCTCCCGGCAGGAGCCTTTCGGTCTGCAGGTGATGTTCGCCGGGGAGGGCGCGGGCGCGCGTCCGCGCGCAATCCTGCGCGCCCCGATCGCGCCTGGACTGATCGCGCCGATCCGGCTCGCAGACTGGCGCAGGATCGCGCCGGGTGAGGCGATCGTTCCACGCTTGGAGGCAGGTTCGCTCGCGTTTGACGGTGAGCGGGAGATTACCTTTTCGCGCAATGAAAAGGTCTCGATCACGCTGCGTGACGGCGCCTTCCGCAGTGTCGATGTTGCGGCCTGCATGCGCGCCGCCGCAACGCATGGCCTGCTGCGCGAAGAAATCATGAACGAGGACGCAGTTGGCGGACCTTTGCTTTTGGCGGCGTT